The Aminipila terrae nucleotide sequence AAGTCGCTTAAAATTTTAATAGCTTTAGAAAAATCTTCCGGTTTTGCATAAGCGTAAGATAACCGCAAAGAATTATTATCTGAAAAATCATAGATATTTCCCGGATTTAATAAAATATTGTTTTCTAAGGACATTTGAAATAGTTTGTCCATAGAGACTGGTTTCTTAAATCTGAGCCATACATAAAAGCCACCTTCCGGGGTCTTCCAATCAGCCAAGTCTTTAAAGTATTTGTCCAGCAAAGAGAGTGCAAGATCACGGCGGGCTTTAAGTTCTATACGGAGAAAGGTCAGATAATCATCATAATATCCACTGTCAAAGAATTCCGTAAGAGCCCATTGAGATACGGAGCTTGCCCCATAATCTACCTGCAT carries:
- a CDS encoding PLP-dependent aminotransferase family protein, producing MILYLGTVSKTLAPGLRIGWLVGPESVVYRVGDVKMQVDYGASSVSQWALTEFFDSGYYDDYLTFLRIELKARRDLALSLLDKYFKDLADWKTPEGGFYVWLRFKKPVSMDKLFQMSLENNILLNPGNIYDFSDNNSLRLSYAYAKPEDFSKAIKILSDLTIKCQKK